In Nicotiana tabacum cultivar K326 chromosome 21, ASM71507v2, whole genome shotgun sequence, one DNA window encodes the following:
- the LOC107787017 gene encoding uncharacterized protein LOC107787017, with amino-acid sequence MAKEKKKKLEHQNPSKPADEEAEQEGKNDTQYSRHQEIDKVKSDKKKKKKEKQLAVTIETIAENPNKTSPIVGYFSSGYDPLRNNNSSAQLYRNVKRNNRLQLVVSPNGAQVDFVGTNYSGEATSAQLCTYSLGVLDKETQTLKIVPIAANKIIRLEPRVRGSDVPENEDPDTVKQELTAEERNDKMRELTQMYSSKKSIRQARKLDSLRQQEDTGNQEEFDRNIAGAINKEALEVAITTDNARNIPPHDLAATVPQLAYPLNRIILEGEWDYLLDVLKLTEAGAEMKPDLYPSFVCNRSYKLEHIQNEEEKRRLAGILSYITHLVKFKDKHSMDGVSSAKHHKIPGMLFQKFSSMFAVPDSKRLPEEKKSLLINYVLVLTLFVDDFRSDLSDIAKDLRMNIGTLRPHYEYLGCKLVREKHVLLATLPVPLKFQTVRRKRRR; translated from the exons ATggctaaagaaaagaagaagaagctagAGCACCAAAACCCTAGCAAACCCGCCGATGAAGAAGCAGAACAAGAAGGCAAAAATGATACACAATACTCCCGACATCAAGAAATTGACAAAGTAAAATccgataagaagaagaaaaagaaagagaagcaGCTTGCCGTGACAATTGAAACCATTGCTGAAAACCCTAATAAAACATCTCCGATTGTTGGTTACTTCTCGTCAGGTTATGACCCGTTAAGGAACAACAACAGCAGCGCTCAGTTATATAGGAATGTGAAAAGGAACAACCGGTTACAGCTTGTGGTCAGCCCCAATGGGGCGCAGGTGGATTTTGTAGGGACCAATTATTCCGGTGAGGCAACGTCCGCTCAGTTATGCACTTACTCGCTTGGGGTGCTGGATAAGGAAACCCAAACTCTTAAGATTGTACCTATTGCTGCTAATAAG ATAATTAGGTTAGAACCTAGAGTTAGAGGGTCGGATGTACCGGAAAATGAAGATCCAGATACGGTCAAGCAAGAACTCACTGcagaagagaggaatgacaaaaTGAGAGAATTAACTCAAATGTACTCATCAAAGAAATCTATAAGACAG GCTAGGAAGCTTGATTCCCTACGTCAACAAGAAGATACTGGAAATCAAGAGGAATTTGACAGGAATATAGCCGGGGCAATAAACAAAGAGGCTCTTGAAGTAGCCATTACCACAGATAATGCTCGAAATATACCACCACATGATCTGGCAGCCACGGTGCCACAGTTGGCATATCCACTGAACAGGATTATTCTCGAAGGAGAGTGGGATTATCTTTTGGATGTTTTGAAGCTCACAGAAGCTGGAGCAGAAATGAAACCTGATCTTTACCCAAGCTTTGTTTGCAACAGATCCTACAAATTGGAACATATACAG AATGAAGAGGAGAAGAGAAGGCTGGCAGGCATATTATCATACATTACGCATCTTGTTAAGTTCAAGGATAAACATTCTATGGATGGTGTATCATCTGCAAAGCATCACAAGATTCCTGGCATGTTGTTCCAGAAGTTCTCTTCAATGTTTGCTGTTCCAGATTCAAAAAGGCTTccggaagaaaaaaaaagtcttcTTATCAACTACGTGTTGGTGCTTACTCTCTTCGTTGATGATTTTCGTAGCGATTTATCTGATATAGCCAAAGATTTGAGAATGAATATTGGAACATTGCGGCCTCACTATGAGTACTTAGGTTGCAAGCTTGTTCGTGAGAAACATGTATTATTGGCTACACTTCCCGTTCCACTGAAATTTCAAACTGTGAGGAGGAAGCGAAGAAGGTAG